The DNA sequence gatatccccccctttatacccaaacaaaaaaaaagtttggtgggaacaagtgttcccaccaAACCGGGTTGTACCGGGTACAACCCGGTAtgggtgggaacacttgttcccacctGTTCCACCCCCTGCTAcaaggcagagagagagagagagagagagagagagagagagagaggtgttttattttaaatttaaatataaatttttaaaatttataaattaaaatttttaatttttaaagtttaaattttaaatttgatatttttagtttttaaattttataaatttgttattttatatctttgaattttaatttggttttaactttgaaatttaaaattaaattattgaaaatttaaaatttaattttaaaatttaaaacttaaaactttaggactttaatttaaaattatatatttaaaatttaaaaatataatttcaattataggggtaatattattattttctatttataactactaactattcctcttattcccaaaaaccatccaaacgcaatttttctagttccagcttatactcacaatttcacccaaacaaaaaaatactcttgttcctacaaaaatccatacttgtacctatccccggtataactagttcctactaattcccgaaccaaatggagccttaaaaaataaaatattaatactaaataaataactcacggcataaaatcaaataacactaagataaaaaaaaaagaaggcactATACTATTGAGAAGGAACCGCATCCCCGCACAGAGACCGTAGGCTCTTCTTTGATATCTGCGGTGGTGAAACTGCAGTTACTGCACGCCACTGCTGCCCACTTCCATCGCCACCTCGTTCTCTAACCCGCTACCACCGCCACCATCGGACGCTATGCGTTATTTCTGGGTTGAGAAGGATGAGACAGAAGAGAAGGCGGAGGGGccggtggaaaaaaaaagagaatttgaGAGAGGAGTGGAAGGGGCGTATGGGATGGACTAAAAAAATTGAGAGGGAGGAGACAGAGGGACGTTTGGGAGGAGGGAAGGAacccaaaaattttaattaaatgtgCCCCTcttaattaaagagagagagaaagtgggtcctactaaaaaaaattattcctaATATTTAGAGGAGAGGCAGGTCCCACTTTTTTCCTAAAACGCGGGATTGAGAGGGAGGAGACGGAGAGGCGTATGGGAGGAGAAAAggaatccaaaaattttaattaaatgagCCTCTcctaattaaagagagagagggaaagtaggcccattaaaaaaattattcctaATATTTAGAGGAGAGGCGTGTCCcactttttttctaaaactcGGATTGAGAGGGAGGAGACGGAAGGGCGTTTGGGAAGAGAGAAGGAACCcaaaagttttaattaaatGACCCCTcttaattaaagagagagagggaaggtggGCCCCACTAAAAAACTTATTCTTAATATTTAGAGAAGAGGCGGGTCCCACTTTTTCTCTAAAACGCGGGGAGAGCTTGAATTCCATGAGAATTCATAATATGTTATAGATAACTAAACTATGAGTTTCCACTAGACTTACCTTTTTCAAACAATAGTTTCTCTTGTGGGCTCTGCTAATTTATGTACTATATGCACCCTTTTGTATAATCAGAAGGCTAAAGGGACATGTTATCCACAGCCAtggatagaaaattttagtcaACTCTTATTTGTTTCCTGTTTCTTTCATTGTGGATATATAATTCGACGTgatgttctatatatatttgtacttCCTATGTTGAAACTACTGATGATTTACCTTGTTGTCCTTTCGTTCAGCATCACTTGACAATCTTCAAGGTTGTGAGGATAATGGTGATGCTTCCGTGTTCCACATTGGATTGAGGAGTTCCATTTCGTTGAAACATTCTATAGCTAAGAAGGCTATGTCTGTTCTTCAATACAAAGATAATATGGAGAAAGGTAACTAAAAGCTTCTGGTTATGTATGGTTTGTATCATTGGACTTTATTAATGTTCTGCAATACAAAGATAATATGGAGAAAGGTAACTAAAAGCTTCTGGTTATGTATGGCTTGTATCATTGGACTTTATTAATGTTCTGCTTAGAAACATATATTCTCTATTATGCTACTTTATTCATGTATCATTGATTTTCAAATTGATGGCTGTTAAGATTTTTCTGTGATGTAAGAAAACAATACAACAagaaaaaattaacatttttcgTTCAATCTTTGACTGCTAGATGACTACATTATTAAAGGGGTTGCACATGCAATGCAGAACGTATTAGTAATTTACAGCATGAACTGCATGTCGGCACAATAACTCAAGATTTACTTTATGATGCAGTCTACGGTAGATTGAAttttgtttagtttagttttgtttttgtcttttcaCTAATTGCTTCTCAGGAGTTTGGTTCACAATTATAGCATGACCTAGATAAGAGTCAAACTGAATACTTAAAGTATTAGCTTTTGCAAGAAAAGCTTGCTGCGCCTCTGCTTAGTAATTTTGTAACAGCTTCATGGGTTATCATGTAGCCTGAAGTAAGCAGTATCTCactcttgaaatttttttgcttatAACTCAATATTGCCTGTGTGGATTTTGAAGAACTCGAAACAAACCCTCTCATTATAATTTGGTTTAACATAGTTTTCTTCATTAATTGATGAAGTAGGTTAACCTTGACATGTTAATGTCCAGATGAACTACATAAATACAACATAAACGGACAACTTTTCCAGACAAGCTCTGTGGAAGCAGTAAATGTTTCTTCAGCTGGCCTTTCAAGAGCTACTGCTTTGCTGGGTTTGGAGAGAAACGACCTTGCTAGCGCACAAAGTTTTGGTCATTCTGAGGATCAGTTAGGTACCAAAATGAAATCCCAATTTGAAAAATTTACCTGACAGGCTTTCAGTGCATGTGAAACACAGGTGTTTAACTTTTTTTGTATGGATTTTGCATATATATCCTAGCAAAGTTTGTATTTGGCACATAACCTTATAAACTTTTCTTGATTTGCACGTGAGCTCCTGCCGGGGTATGATGCAAAAATGGTTTTCCCATAATTGCCCCTAGCAAGGACGTTGGTGTAAACAAATATGGAATTTGGGGGCATAAACACAAATGCCAAGTTTGTTGAGTATCTGTTCAATTGCATACTTGTGGGAGGTGTATACTCaaaaaactctaatatttctttctttgccTTCTCTTTTATGCTCAGGTAACCTAGTATTAGGAGATGCATGCCAAATCCCTCAAGGGTCTGAGGTGCCTACATTTGATGCCAAATCTCTCGAGGGTCTGAGGGCTCGGCCTCCTATCATGTTCCAAACCGCCAGGGGAAGATCTGTATCTATTTCTAGCGATGCATTACAGCGTGCAAGGAGCCTTCTTGGGGACTCAGATTTGGGTGTCTTGCAGAATGACATAAAAGCAAGTCACCCATTAACATTTGATCCTAAAGATGAGAAATCATTTGATGGGATCTCTCGCAACAAAGAAAACATTACTTTCGATCCTTTCCAGGACAGCCCTGCAAGCAAAAATGTGTTGacaaatttatcatattttctGCCAGTACATGATGCAGACCAACTGAATGCCAATGGAACTCTTCTGAAGAGTAGAAACTGGCCAAGTTGCAAAACTATTCCTATGCTGAATCCTCAGCACAAGGGCTTATATACAAATAATGTAATTAGCACTGTGAAGATGACTCAACAAAGCCGGATACCAAGTGGACCCCTAGTTGAAATATCTAATCTCATAGGTGTGGATAATGGAAATATGGATCGGTTTACTACTGAAAAGAGAAGGCTTGGAAGAAGAAACTCTATCTCTCCATTTAAAAGACCACGCACTTCTAGGTTGGTTGGAATATAGCCTTTTGTTTTCAAGTTGTACAAATAGGCAAATGTATGGATAATTGCTTCACTATGCTGATATTGTGACTTAGTTCATGAACTTTTTACTTACACACTTGGTCCACATCCTATTCATATTTTGCAATTCCATCCTAATTGTAGAGATCTTTGTGCTTGCAAAATGGCTATTTTACCTTTTCTATTGTAAAATGTCTACTTCATTTATTATCATTGAGAGGGGGTTAAAGGTCATGTATCAGATTCTTTTTAGCAACCAGGGATGATATTTGTAATATATGATAAAGCAAGGATTAATGTGGTTAAGAAAAAAGTACGTGGACTAAGCCACAATAT is a window from the Ananas comosus cultivar F153 unplaced genomic scaffold, ASM154086v1, whole genome shotgun sequence genome containing:
- the LOC109705350 gene encoding protein BREAST CANCER SUSCEPTIBILITY 2 homolog B-like, producing MSVLQYKDNMEKDELHKYNINGQLFQTSSVEAVNVSSAGLSRATALLGLERNDLASAQSFGHSEDQLGNLVLGDACQIPQGSEVPTFDAKSLEGLRARPPIMFQTARGRSVSISSDALQRARSLLGDSDLGVLQNDIKASHPLTFDPKDEKSFDGISRNKENITFDPFQDSPASKNVLTNLSYFLPVHDADQLNANGTLLKSRNWPSCKTIPMLNPQHKGLYTNNVISTVKMTQQSRIPSGPLVEISNLIGVDNGNMDRFTTEKRRLGRRNSISPFKRPRTSRFMTPLNSSSSFFSTGSSELSTIHEGCRQTRLSTRYPFHQNRKNMKEFFGGPPHNNPMCDIPDEVKRINADNAAKFEFHGASSCAGIGSEAFQHMLLQSGGSLSSATKELSGIILLFFLILV